A genome region from Geobacter pickeringii includes the following:
- a CDS encoding right-handed parallel beta-helix repeat-containing protein, whose protein sequence is MMRLRIGSCLGLLALAMSVSGCSSSGQSSTPGDTQSGINPHGGSASGTPPLETGVDPASIVGSVNPLAFRYRTFDTVGDGKIHAIIVGDYNQNGVLEWDDINAVIPLLCDPNKLDSDGKPFCGTLYIPRGNWLSRTTLDPDVNDLTDDQIYVYRPRKFALKGSGIDATTFTVRYSRADYCLNHHGIAGGGVFLFDPQDNIELSDFTYVGLPGRTWGSKTDCSGHGEPPNQWDPGPRNSQTGINLYATSGSDYKHNLTVRNIKVAQVDYLGFIISNWQNVRADNLIAQNYGATGFNISSIKDAVITNLFASSSQSTLTEAGLNIESERDGQGLPQPLKLENLLLDGYTCRDNYRGLSINALGGGGVANVTIRNVDIQGIGMRRPEWAAFPAMGIAFSDADCKWDAQNVGGQHLGPLTDKCYINGVIIDGGTVRNVAGSGISSYNLAANGPGRNITLRGLTLEAVGIKLGGNDSQGVSLFGGVPHGTDSKILVENTTITGVDADGNGIPDLSQLMRIDSADYAVIRNNTFKGKTQNGPSTFLDLTNISNATVSGNSFTVEQPNGTGILLGNGATQNVVQGNSIALPVGGSAIIDFTGGVSNQVLNNTVTP, encoded by the coding sequence ATGATGCGGTTGCGTATCGGCAGTTGCCTTGGGCTCCTGGCCCTGGCCATGTCTGTATCGGGCTGCAGCAGCTCTGGTCAGTCAAGCACACCCGGTGATACACAGAGTGGCATTAATCCGCATGGGGGCAGCGCTTCCGGCACCCCCCCCCTGGAAACCGGCGTTGATCCCGCCTCCATTGTCGGCTCCGTCAACCCTCTGGCCTTCCGTTACCGGACATTCGATACCGTAGGGGATGGCAAGATCCACGCGATCATCGTCGGGGATTACAATCAGAATGGGGTGCTCGAATGGGATGATATCAACGCCGTGATCCCGTTGCTTTGTGACCCGAACAAGCTGGACAGTGATGGCAAGCCGTTTTGTGGGACTCTCTACATACCGCGGGGCAACTGGCTCAGCAGAACCACGCTTGACCCTGATGTGAACGATCTCACTGATGATCAGATATACGTTTATCGACCGCGCAAATTTGCACTTAAAGGAAGCGGGATTGACGCTACCACGTTCACCGTCCGTTATTCGAGGGCGGATTACTGTTTGAACCACCATGGAATAGCAGGAGGAGGGGTATTCCTGTTTGATCCGCAGGATAACATCGAATTGTCAGATTTCACCTATGTGGGTCTGCCGGGAAGAACGTGGGGAAGCAAGACCGACTGCAGCGGCCATGGTGAACCGCCGAACCAATGGGATCCCGGCCCCCGTAACTCTCAGACGGGCATCAATCTGTACGCCACATCGGGCAGTGATTACAAACACAACCTTACGGTAAGAAACATCAAGGTTGCCCAGGTTGATTACCTGGGATTTATCATATCCAACTGGCAAAATGTCAGGGCCGACAATCTGATTGCACAAAACTATGGTGCTACCGGTTTCAATATTTCCAGTATCAAGGATGCTGTAATCACCAACCTTTTTGCCAGCAGCTCGCAGAGCACCCTCACCGAGGCAGGTCTGAACATCGAGTCGGAGAGGGACGGTCAGGGGCTTCCCCAGCCGCTCAAACTTGAAAATCTCCTGCTGGACGGGTACACCTGCCGGGACAATTACCGGGGCCTCTCTATCAATGCACTGGGTGGCGGCGGCGTAGCCAATGTGACCATCAGGAATGTCGATATACAGGGTATCGGCATGCGCCGTCCCGAATGGGCGGCATTCCCGGCAATGGGAATTGCGTTTTCTGATGCTGACTGTAAATGGGATGCCCAGAATGTCGGCGGCCAGCATCTTGGTCCCCTGACCGACAAATGCTACATAAATGGTGTGATCATCGATGGCGGGACGGTCAGGAATGTCGCGGGAAGCGGGATCAGCAGCTACAATCTTGCTGCCAATGGTCCCGGACGCAATATAACGTTACGTGGTCTCACCCTGGAGGCGGTTGGCATCAAGCTTGGCGGCAACGATAGCCAGGGGGTGAGCCTCTTTGGGGGAGTTCCGCATGGTACGGACAGTAAGATACTGGTAGAAAACACCACCATTACGGGAGTCGATGCAGACGGCAACGGCATACCCGACCTCTCGCAGCTGATGCGGATCGATTCAGCCGATTACGCGGTTATTCGCAACAATACGTTTAAAGGCAAAACGCAAAATGGCCCTTCAACGTTCCTAGACCTGACCAATATCTCGAATGCCACGGTTTCAGGCAATTCGTTTACCGTCGAGCAGCCAAACGGAACAGGGATTCTGCTGGGTAACGGCGCTACACAGAATGTCGTCCAGGGTAACTCAATTGCGCTTCCCGTTGGAGGAAGTGCAATCATCGACTTCACCGGTGGCGTCAGCAATCAGGTGCTTAACAATACAGTGACGCCATAG
- a CDS encoding bi-domain-containing oxidoreductase, producing MLQLTQKLGSGEMKVLEVPLPALPAGHLLVRTHYSLISAGTEGSTVKTARSGYIGKAKERPQQVRQVIETIRSQGITQTYRAVMKKLDAYSPLGYSCTGEVIAVAPDVTSITIGDLVACGGLSASHAEMVSVPLNLCVRLEPDADLKQAAYNTLGAIALQGVRQADLRLGETCAVIGLGLLGQLVSLILGASGVRIIGIDVDRAMVETARQGGVDLALGRDEDGIEGKIAAFTGGIGCDAVIITAATNSLDPINFAGAIARKRGSVVIVGAVPTGFDREPHYYRKELQVKMSCSYGPGRYDPSYEEKGHDYPAAYVRWTENRNMQAFQELIRSRRIDLGYLTTHTYRLEEAPRAYDMLIERSEPFIGILIEYDREKDLGAVERLSVGKPVPVRGGSSASVGFIGAGSYAQSHLLPNLRECGGVRLAGIVNASGTGTRSVAERFGFDYCAGSGESLLADETINTLFIATRHDSHAAYVTKALRAGKHVFVEKPLCLSEEELCAIAAIHAEQAPHCVLMVGYNRRFSPLARMLRDAFGTGPMAMTYRVNAGAIPVESWIQDPERGGGRIIGEVCHFVDFLTYLNGSLPITVHATALRATPQLLDTVNLTFTFANGSIGTIGYFANGDKGLPKERVEVFANGCSAVLDDFRSLTIYAGGKKREKKLMAQDKGQKAEVEAFIAAIGEGRQAPIPFEEIRSTPLAVFRALESIRSGRCLAVNGDT from the coding sequence ATGCTGCAGCTGACCCAGAAACTCGGAAGCGGTGAGATGAAGGTGCTCGAAGTGCCACTGCCGGCGCTGCCGGCCGGGCACCTGCTTGTCCGCACCCATTACTCTCTCATCAGCGCCGGTACCGAGGGGAGCACGGTCAAGACGGCCCGCTCGGGTTACATCGGCAAGGCCAAGGAGCGCCCCCAGCAGGTGAGGCAGGTGATCGAGACGATCCGCTCCCAGGGGATCACCCAGACCTACCGGGCGGTGATGAAGAAACTCGATGCCTACTCTCCCCTCGGATACTCCTGCACGGGGGAGGTCATTGCCGTGGCCCCGGACGTGACGTCGATCACGATCGGCGACCTGGTGGCGTGCGGAGGACTTTCCGCTTCCCACGCCGAGATGGTGAGCGTTCCGCTGAATCTCTGCGTGCGGCTGGAGCCGGATGCCGACCTGAAGCAGGCTGCCTACAACACCCTTGGCGCCATTGCCCTCCAGGGGGTGCGCCAGGCGGACCTTCGCTTGGGGGAAACGTGTGCCGTCATCGGCCTCGGGCTCCTCGGTCAGCTTGTCTCACTCATTCTCGGGGCTTCAGGAGTCAGGATCATCGGCATCGACGTCGACCGGGCAATGGTGGAGACGGCGAGGCAGGGGGGTGTCGACCTGGCATTGGGCCGCGACGAAGACGGCATCGAAGGGAAAATCGCCGCGTTCACCGGCGGAATTGGCTGCGATGCGGTGATTATCACCGCGGCCACGAATTCCCTCGACCCGATCAATTTTGCCGGTGCCATCGCCCGGAAGCGCGGGTCGGTGGTCATCGTCGGCGCCGTTCCGACCGGGTTCGACCGGGAGCCGCACTACTACCGGAAAGAGCTCCAGGTAAAGATGTCGTGCTCCTACGGTCCCGGTCGCTACGACCCGTCCTACGAGGAGAAGGGGCACGACTACCCCGCGGCCTATGTGCGCTGGACGGAAAACCGGAACATGCAAGCCTTCCAGGAGCTTATCCGAAGCCGGAGAATCGACCTCGGCTACCTGACGACCCATACCTACCGTCTGGAGGAGGCTCCGCGGGCCTACGACATGCTTATCGAGCGGTCCGAGCCGTTCATCGGCATTCTCATCGAGTACGACAGGGAGAAGGATCTCGGGGCAGTGGAACGTCTGTCGGTCGGCAAACCCGTTCCCGTGCGAGGGGGCTCATCGGCCTCCGTCGGTTTCATCGGTGCCGGGTCCTACGCCCAGAGTCATCTCCTGCCTAATTTGAGGGAGTGCGGCGGGGTGCGTCTCGCCGGGATCGTGAATGCCAGCGGTACCGGCACCCGGTCGGTGGCGGAGCGGTTCGGTTTTGACTACTGCGCCGGGAGCGGGGAGAGCCTCCTTGCGGATGAAACCATCAACACCCTGTTCATAGCGACGCGCCATGACAGCCACGCGGCGTATGTGACGAAGGCCCTCCGGGCCGGCAAGCACGTGTTCGTGGAAAAGCCCCTCTGTCTGTCGGAAGAGGAGCTGTGCGCCATTGCGGCAATCCACGCGGAGCAGGCCCCCCACTGCGTGCTCATGGTGGGATACAACCGCCGGTTTTCCCCTCTTGCGCGGATGCTGCGAGATGCCTTCGGCACCGGTCCGATGGCGATGACCTACCGGGTGAACGCCGGTGCGATCCCGGTTGAATCGTGGATACAGGACCCGGAGCGGGGGGGAGGGCGGATCATCGGTGAGGTATGCCACTTCGTGGATTTTCTCACCTACCTCAACGGATCGTTGCCGATCACGGTGCATGCCACGGCCCTGAGGGCGACCCCGCAGCTGCTCGATACGGTCAACCTGACCTTTACCTTCGCCAACGGCTCCATCGGGACCATCGGCTATTTCGCCAACGGCGACAAGGGGCTGCCGAAGGAGCGGGTGGAGGTCTTTGCCAACGGCTGCTCCGCGGTTCTCGACGATTTCCGATCCCTGACCATCTACGCCGGGGGGAAAAAACGAGAGAAAAAGCTCATGGCCCAGGACAAGGGACAGAAGGCGGAAGTCGAGGCGTTCATCGCCGCAATTGGCGAAGGGAGGCAGGCGCCCATCCCCTTTGAGGAGATCCGGAGCACGCCCCTGGCGGTCTTCCGCGCCCTCGAATCGATCCGCTCCGGCAGGTGCCTGGCGGTGAATGGGGATACGTGA
- a CDS encoding alginate lyase family protein: MSRGLFYLSRLRNATLSELAYRTREMLFVRRTRSAVMRRRIPARLPQLDMADVRTLAAPTMRIMATAATVEEILGGRIFTLNEEPSRLLECEQGARGTYSPDIGRDRLGCDVRALWEPARLQHLTLLMAHFVSDGIEERGDEIREFIRDALGNWLDANPSFTGPHYMSAMECGLRVPVFFLALKCLGTTVGNDWQRLMEAIYHHAWWIERRLSLHSSLGNHTVCECVGLVFAGAVFRKTEEGKRWLGRGIELLRQELDHQVVADGGPVEQSFSYHRFVLDLYWFVIDFIEKNNLGECHDFKVRLWAGEEFLSCFTDGSGHIPPVGDSDDGFALAPGLAPKRMPVTKAPEPVRTFPASGYTVLGGKGGKLLAFDHGPLGMAPLYNHGHADALSVTFSVGGAHILVDPGTYRYNGADQFRRYFKGTRAHNTVAIDGEDQALQVTGFIWSRPFRSRLLRSVATPDGHLVEAEHDGYRRLPGGVTHRRSILFRDSGDFLIRDTFAGEGEHRYELNFHLNPDAEVTLNGATARVRVGGITLVLTTVGGGEFDCVHGGEEPLLGWHSPAYGVLRPTWVLRRVEEGRPRNVSFVTAVSIGEETRQMNGEEMLCSMARYE, encoded by the coding sequence GTGAGCCGCGGACTCTTCTACCTTTCAAGGCTTCGCAATGCGACGCTGTCGGAGCTTGCCTACCGCACGAGGGAGATGCTCTTCGTCAGGCGGACGAGGAGCGCGGTAATGCGCCGGAGAATTCCGGCCCGGCTGCCGCAGCTGGATATGGCGGACGTGCGTACTCTTGCCGCGCCGACCATGAGGATTATGGCCACCGCTGCAACGGTGGAGGAGATTCTCGGCGGCAGAATCTTTACCCTCAACGAGGAGCCTTCCCGTCTGCTGGAGTGCGAACAGGGAGCACGGGGAACCTACTCGCCGGACATCGGCAGGGACCGTCTCGGCTGCGACGTGCGGGCACTCTGGGAACCGGCGCGTCTGCAGCATCTGACGCTGCTCATGGCCCACTTTGTCTCTGATGGAATAGAGGAGAGGGGGGATGAAATCAGGGAGTTCATCCGCGATGCCCTTGGTAACTGGCTCGACGCAAATCCCTCGTTCACCGGTCCCCACTACATGTCCGCCATGGAGTGCGGGCTCCGGGTGCCGGTCTTCTTTCTTGCCCTCAAGTGTCTCGGAACCACAGTCGGCAACGACTGGCAACGCCTCATGGAGGCCATCTACCACCATGCCTGGTGGATCGAGAGGCGTCTCTCGCTCCATTCGTCCCTCGGCAACCACACGGTGTGCGAGTGCGTGGGGCTCGTCTTTGCCGGGGCGGTCTTCCGGAAAACGGAAGAGGGGAAGCGGTGGCTCGGGCGGGGGATCGAACTCCTGCGGCAGGAACTCGATCATCAGGTCGTTGCCGACGGCGGACCGGTGGAGCAGTCGTTCTCCTACCATCGATTCGTACTCGATCTGTACTGGTTCGTGATCGATTTCATCGAGAAGAACAACCTCGGCGAATGCCATGATTTCAAGGTACGGCTCTGGGCCGGGGAGGAATTTCTCTCCTGCTTCACGGACGGCAGCGGGCATATTCCGCCGGTGGGGGACTCCGATGATGGCTTCGCCCTGGCGCCGGGACTGGCGCCGAAGCGGATGCCCGTCACCAAGGCACCGGAGCCGGTCCGCACCTTTCCCGCCTCGGGATATACGGTCTTGGGCGGAAAGGGGGGGAAACTCCTCGCCTTCGATCACGGGCCGCTGGGGATGGCTCCCCTTTATAACCACGGCCACGCCGACGCCCTTTCCGTGACCTTTTCCGTGGGGGGGGCACACATTCTGGTGGACCCGGGGACCTACCGCTATAACGGCGCCGACCAGTTCCGCCGCTACTTCAAGGGAACCCGGGCCCACAACACGGTGGCTATTGACGGTGAGGACCAGGCGCTGCAGGTCACGGGCTTCATCTGGAGCCGTCCCTTCCGGAGCCGGCTTCTCAGGAGTGTCGCAACCCCGGACGGCCACCTCGTCGAGGCGGAACACGACGGCTACCGCCGGCTTCCCGGAGGTGTAACCCATCGTCGATCGATCCTCTTCCGCGACAGCGGCGATTTCCTCATCAGGGATACCTTCGCGGGGGAGGGAGAGCACCGGTACGAGCTCAATTTCCATCTCAATCCCGATGCCGAGGTGACACTCAATGGCGCGACGGCACGGGTCCGCGTCGGCGGGATTACGCTCGTGCTGACAACGGTTGGCGGCGGTGAGTTCGACTGCGTGCACGGCGGCGAGGAGCCACTCCTCGGGTGGCATTCGCCCGCTTACGGCGTGCTGCGGCCAACGTGGGTGCTTCGTCGGGTTGAAGAGGGGAGACCGCGAAATGTCTCCTTTGTTACCGCGGTCAGCATTGGCGAAGAAACAAGGCAGATGAACGGGGAGGAGATGCTATGCAGCATGGCCCGATACGAATGA
- a CDS encoding WecB/TagA/CpsF family glycosyltransferase has translation MKILNVWVDPVDMKGAVERVEHFVEQGTRPHCIFAVNPEKNFSVPRDRELHGHFAAADMLIPDGIGVVMAARLLYRARLGRVPGVELMEEICRLSARKGYRVFIYGASEEVSRRSAEVLQVRYPSLQIVGRSNGFVKEGEMPDLVNRINESQAQVLFLALGSPRQEKWFATHRDQLTTVRVCQGIGGTLDTIAGTVRRAPEFWCRFNLEWLYRLLEEPGRIRRQKVLPLFALLVIREKVRRIAGIRRDAPAFQ, from the coding sequence ATGAAAATCCTGAATGTGTGGGTCGATCCGGTGGACATGAAGGGTGCCGTGGAGCGCGTCGAGCACTTTGTGGAGCAGGGGACGCGGCCCCACTGCATTTTCGCGGTGAATCCGGAGAAGAACTTTTCAGTCCCCCGCGACCGCGAGCTGCACGGGCATTTTGCCGCGGCGGACATGCTGATACCGGACGGAATCGGCGTGGTCATGGCCGCCCGCCTCCTCTACCGGGCACGTCTCGGCAGGGTGCCGGGGGTCGAGCTGATGGAGGAGATCTGTCGCCTGTCGGCGCGCAAGGGATACCGGGTATTCATCTACGGCGCCTCGGAGGAGGTGAGCCGCCGGTCGGCGGAGGTGCTCCAGGTGCGCTATCCATCCTTGCAGATTGTCGGGAGATCCAACGGCTTCGTCAAGGAAGGGGAGATGCCCGATCTCGTCAACCGGATCAACGAATCGCAGGCCCAGGTCCTCTTCCTTGCGCTCGGTTCGCCGCGCCAGGAAAAATGGTTCGCCACCCACCGGGACCAGTTGACCACGGTCAGGGTCTGCCAGGGAATCGGTGGAACCCTCGACACCATCGCGGGAACGGTGCGCCGGGCGCCCGAATTCTGGTGCCGCTTCAATCTGGAATGGCTTTACCGGCTGCTGGAGGAGCCGGGGAGGATCAGGCGCCAGAAAGTCCTCCCCCTCTTCGCCCTGCTGGTGATCAGGGAAAAAGTGAGACGTATCGCGGGAATTCGACGCGATGCGCCGGCATTTCAATAA
- the wecB gene encoding non-hydrolyzing UDP-N-acetylglucosamine 2-epimerase gives MKVFLVAGARPNFMKIAPLYREGSGREGVACRIVHTGQHYDHEMSEAFFEELEIPEPDYRLNAGSGSHAVQTARIMTAFEEVCLNERPDLVIVVGDVNSTLACSIVAKKLQIEVAHVEAGLRSFDPSMPEEINRMVTDSISDWFFVTEESGKANLIHEGKSRERIFEVGHVMVDNLFHQIVRLQENDPRFDRVRMAREGLSDYAFLTLHRPSNVDSREALNEIASALNEIAAELPIVFPVHPRTRSMLEKHDIRLSSRISLLPPLGFREALYLWKDSALVLTDSGGLQEETTALQIPCLTLRENTERPITIDQGSNTLAGTRKDTIIQAYEKVRGRAGRDYPVPLYWDGKASLRIWDALTTDLPIVSHT, from the coding sequence ATGAAAGTCTTTCTTGTTGCCGGTGCGCGGCCCAATTTCATGAAGATCGCCCCCCTCTACCGCGAGGGAAGCGGGCGGGAGGGGGTTGCCTGCCGGATCGTTCATACCGGTCAGCACTACGACCACGAGATGTCCGAGGCGTTTTTCGAGGAGTTGGAGATCCCCGAGCCCGACTACCGGCTCAATGCCGGTTCCGGGTCCCATGCCGTCCAGACTGCCCGGATCATGACCGCCTTCGAGGAGGTCTGCCTGAATGAGCGTCCCGACCTGGTCATCGTGGTGGGGGACGTGAACTCCACGCTTGCGTGCAGCATCGTGGCGAAGAAACTCCAGATCGAGGTCGCCCATGTGGAGGCGGGGCTCAGGAGCTTCGACCCCTCCATGCCGGAGGAGATCAACCGGATGGTCACCGACAGTATCTCCGACTGGTTCTTTGTCACCGAGGAGAGCGGAAAGGCGAATCTGATACATGAGGGGAAGAGCCGGGAGCGGATCTTCGAGGTCGGGCACGTGATGGTTGACAATCTGTTCCACCAGATCGTGCGGCTTCAGGAGAACGATCCCCGTTTCGACAGGGTGAGAATGGCGCGCGAGGGGCTGTCCGACTATGCGTTCCTGACCCTGCACCGGCCGAGCAATGTCGACAGCCGGGAGGCCCTGAACGAAATCGCGTCAGCCCTGAACGAAATCGCCGCGGAGCTTCCGATCGTCTTCCCGGTCCACCCCCGCACCCGTTCGATGCTGGAGAAGCACGACATCCGCCTCTCGTCCCGTATCTCATTGCTTCCCCCCCTCGGATTCCGGGAGGCCCTCTACCTCTGGAAGGACTCGGCACTGGTTCTCACCGACAGCGGCGGTCTCCAGGAAGAGACCACGGCCCTCCAAATTCCCTGCCTCACCCTTCGGGAGAACACCGAGCGGCCGATCACCATCGATCAGGGGAGCAATACCCTTGCCGGCACGCGGAAGGATACCATTATCCAGGCATACGAAAAGGTGCGTGGCAGGGCCGGCCGCGACTATCCGGTCCCCCTCTACTGGGACGGCAAGGCATCGCTGAGAATCTGGGATGCCCTGACGACTGATCTGCCAATCGTTTCGCATACCTGA
- the xrtD gene encoding VPLPA-CTERM-specific exosortase XrtD — protein MTVLSPSRFLKGALYIALCAGIYASAYEWLVTKDWIRDDYSSCFLVPIIVLYLLWEKRAEMFATPSVVTWRGFFMIVPGIVFFWLGELSGEYFTLYLSSWMVFVGILWMHWGWAKLRKAAFPLLFLLGMFPLPNAVNGFLTLKLKLISSRLGVEMMRLYGLSAYREGNVIDVGFTKLQVVDACSGLRYFIPLLMLAALLAYYYRAARWKRALVIISAVPVSVLTNGLRIASVGILYQFWGPMVAEGFFHDFSGWFIFMASIAILLAEMWLLKRFFPEGAVGGPVHSPDSDRVALHPVTPLPAGSPLRGLLMPVQFATAVLLLGTTLAFSQGINFREHVPPSRALDQFPLSVGEWQGTRTSMEQIYLDALKFDSYAMVDYRAPTGKTVSFYTAYYGSQRKGESIHSPSTCLPGSGWAFEESGETRLPFNASDGQPMRVSRAFMKKGDDQELTYYWFPQRGRTLTNIYQLKLYGFWDALTRQRTDGALVRVITPVYRSEPVSAAEARLQAFTRQIEPVLARYIPN, from the coding sequence TTGACAGTTCTTTCCCCGTCCCGATTTCTGAAAGGAGCGCTCTATATCGCGCTCTGTGCTGGTATCTACGCTTCCGCCTACGAGTGGCTGGTCACGAAGGACTGGATTCGGGACGATTACAGCTCCTGCTTCTTGGTGCCGATCATAGTCCTCTATCTGCTCTGGGAGAAACGGGCGGAGATGTTCGCCACGCCCTCAGTCGTCACCTGGCGGGGGTTCTTCATGATTGTGCCGGGCATCGTTTTCTTCTGGCTCGGGGAGCTGTCGGGGGAGTACTTCACCCTCTACCTCTCGTCCTGGATGGTGTTCGTCGGGATTCTCTGGATGCACTGGGGGTGGGCGAAGCTCAGGAAGGCCGCATTTCCGCTCCTGTTTCTCCTCGGCATGTTCCCTCTTCCCAATGCGGTGAACGGCTTTCTTACCCTGAAACTCAAGCTCATCTCGTCCCGGCTGGGGGTCGAGATGATGAGGCTCTACGGTCTGTCCGCCTACCGTGAGGGGAACGTCATCGACGTCGGTTTCACCAAGCTCCAGGTGGTCGATGCCTGCAGCGGACTCCGCTACTTTATCCCCCTGCTCATGCTGGCTGCCCTCCTTGCCTATTATTACCGGGCTGCCCGATGGAAGCGCGCTCTGGTCATTATCTCGGCCGTTCCCGTTTCAGTGCTTACCAATGGACTCCGGATCGCGTCGGTCGGCATTCTCTACCAGTTCTGGGGCCCGATGGTGGCGGAGGGCTTTTTCCACGATTTCTCCGGCTGGTTCATCTTCATGGCAAGCATTGCCATTCTCCTTGCGGAGATGTGGCTCCTGAAGCGCTTTTTCCCCGAGGGCGCAGTGGGCGGACCCGTGCATTCTCCCGACAGTGACCGTGTCGCGCTCCATCCCGTTACCCCCCTGCCGGCCGGATCGCCGTTGCGCGGTCTCCTGATGCCGGTTCAGTTCGCCACGGCGGTGCTGCTGCTCGGTACAACCCTCGCCTTCTCCCAAGGGATCAATTTCCGTGAGCATGTGCCGCCGAGTCGCGCTCTCGACCAGTTCCCCCTTTCCGTGGGGGAGTGGCAGGGGACCAGAACCTCCATGGAGCAGATATACCTTGATGCCCTCAAGTTCGACAGTTACGCCATGGTGGACTACCGTGCCCCCACGGGAAAGACGGTCAGCTTCTATACCGCGTACTACGGCAGCCAGCGCAAGGGAGAGTCGATCCATTCCCCCTCGACCTGTCTCCCCGGAAGCGGGTGGGCCTTCGAGGAATCGGGAGAAACCAGGCTCCCCTTCAATGCATCCGACGGCCAGCCCATGAGGGTGAGTCGCGCCTTCATGAAGAAGGGAGATGACCAGGAACTGACCTATTACTGGTTTCCCCAGCGGGGAAGGACCCTCACCAATATCTATCAACTCAAGCTGTACGGTTTTTGGGACGCCCTGACGCGGCAACGGACCGACGGGGCCCTGGTCAGGGTCATAACCCCCGTCTACCGGTCAGAGCCCGTCAGCGCCGCCGAAGCACGCCTGCAGGCTTTTACCAGGCAGATAGAGCCGGTGCTGGCCCGATACATCCCCAACTAA
- a CDS encoding glycosyltransferase family 4 protein encodes MFLSTLLLSVLITIVLTPAFCSVAIRYQVVDLPNERKVHQQPIPRIGGVAMAIGAFVPIVLWHMVDSFVRAYLCGSAILVLIGLVDDFRDLSPRVKFAGQFAAALMLVLFGGVEITRVGTLAPDGFALAPWLSVPLTLVTIVGVTNAINLADGLDGLAGGICLLIFAAIGYLAYLVDQPVTGFIALALSGVIYGFLRFNTHPASIFMGDAGSQFLGYSAIALLLRLSQGNTALSPLLPLVMVGFPVLDTLVVMSLRISRGVSPFSADKNHFHHHLMRLGFTHAESVLVIYIFQTVLIIAAILFRYYSDWVLLLGYLLFSLMLIAGFSLAANNKMGFRILGHFRFRVGSLLRLWRREGTIIRHAFRIFEYGIPLLLALTCMIAVVPWRAASFIGPFLALVILVVRFIRPGHLGAVIRFSLYLAIPFAVYFSDMILVGHHPALPVRIYNASFGVLAVCIIVISKLSRRSKGFQSTPLDFLIIILAVVLPNLPYGGDNHAYQPGLIAAKIIMLYFSFEVLMAEMRGNFVRLSYAVAGALTLLAL; translated from the coding sequence ATGTTTCTTTCAACGTTGCTCCTTTCGGTGCTGATCACCATAGTGCTGACACCGGCATTCTGCAGCGTCGCCATCCGGTACCAGGTGGTGGACCTGCCGAATGAACGCAAGGTGCACCAGCAGCCGATTCCGCGGATCGGCGGCGTTGCCATGGCAATCGGCGCCTTCGTGCCGATTGTACTGTGGCACATGGTCGATTCGTTTGTCCGGGCCTATCTCTGCGGTTCCGCAATCCTGGTGCTGATCGGCCTTGTGGACGACTTTCGCGATCTTTCTCCCCGCGTCAAGTTTGCGGGGCAGTTTGCCGCCGCCCTCATGCTGGTTCTGTTCGGCGGCGTGGAGATCACGAGGGTCGGGACTCTGGCACCCGACGGTTTTGCACTCGCCCCGTGGCTATCCGTTCCGTTGACCCTGGTGACGATCGTGGGGGTGACCAACGCCATCAACCTCGCCGACGGCCTCGACGGTCTGGCAGGGGGGATCTGTCTCCTGATCTTTGCCGCCATCGGGTACCTTGCCTATCTGGTTGATCAACCCGTGACCGGTTTCATCGCCCTGGCCCTGAGCGGCGTCATCTACGGCTTTCTCCGTTTCAACACCCACCCCGCCTCCATCTTCATGGGGGACGCGGGGAGCCAGTTCCTCGGCTACTCGGCCATAGCGCTCCTGTTGCGCCTGAGCCAGGGGAATACCGCCCTGAGCCCCCTGCTGCCCCTCGTCATGGTCGGCTTTCCGGTTCTGGATACCCTTGTGGTGATGAGCCTGCGCATCTCCCGGGGGGTCTCCCCCTTTTCAGCCGACAAGAACCATTTCCATCACCATCTCATGCGGCTGGGTTTCACTCACGCCGAGTCGGTGCTGGTCATCTACATATTCCAGACGGTTCTGATCATAGCGGCGATACTCTTTCGCTATTACTCGGACTGGGTACTGCTTCTCGGCTATCTGCTCTTTTCTCTCATGCTGATCGCAGGGTTTTCCCTTGCAGCGAATAACAAAATGGGGTTCAGGATTCTCGGACACTTCCGTTTCCGTGTCGGCTCCCTGCTCAGGCTCTGGCGCAGGGAAGGCACGATAATCCGTCACGCATTCCGCATCTTCGAGTACGGGATACCGTTACTGCTCGCCCTTACCTGCATGATTGCCGTAGTGCCCTGGCGCGCCGCGTCTTTTATCGGGCCGTTCCTGGCGCTTGTCATTCTTGTCGTCAGATTCATCAGACCAGGACACCTCGGCGCGGTAATCAGATTTTCGCTCTATCTGGCAATTCCCTTTGCCGTCTATTTCAGCGACATGATCCTTGTCGGCCACCACCCCGCGCTTCCTGTAAGGATCTACAATGCCTCCTTTGGCGTATTGGCAGTATGCATCATCGTCATTTCCAAGTTGTCGCGACGAAGCAAGGGGTTCCAGAGTACCCCGCTCGATTTTCTGATCATCATCCTGGCGGTGGTGCTCCCCAATCTCCCCTATGGCGGCGACAATCACGCATACCAGCCAGGTTTGATCGCCGCAAAAATCATAATGCTCTACTTCAGTTTTGAGGTGCTGATGGCGGAAATGAGAGGGAATTTCGTCAGGCTCTCCTATGCCGTGGCGGGAGCCTTGACGCTGCTGGCGCTATAG